In Fibrobacter sp. UWB2, one DNA window encodes the following:
- a CDS encoding HD domain-containing phosphohydrolase → MFVLSAVNLAVLSLRFQNQRNNYVYYAFYAILVANFGHWLLGFSESVEGAIIANKVNYLGGSFLPMFMFFALLKVCKMSIPKWMHLMLIAMSFTICALAMTVGYFPAYYKTVEYVVQAGVGNYVATYGWAHGLFNAFLVSYVILDIWIIIRAILHQKMVSLKNIIAMIIGEIATIMSFFLARFLGSDMLIMPFIYVLDQILLLYICNNVKWYDITECVIESIETESSCAYLSFSIDGAYLGANRIAMNFFPELVKMRVDAHLKGETELQQHIMSWIEKYRKSKILTDYCQMTEFNYSGRHYKCEVKVLRQVHGKNVFLFRIEDNTQEQQYIDALGRSNSMLQKNMVKTENEKLSVQEKWIVGMAQMAESRAGNMDGHIKRTSEVVKILVSMMRKKGIDNLSDKFLDVLIAAAPMYDLGKVAIDDAVLRKPGRFNFDDYEIMKTHAAKGANIIEKLLSEVKDNYFVSVAKNMALYHHERWDGTGYPEQRSGENIPMEARIMALADVYDALVSKRCYKERMSFREARDVILASMGKQFDPHLKDCFLECQDQLMDYYCSVDH, encoded by the coding sequence ATGTTTGTTTTGTCTGCTGTCAATTTGGCGGTGCTTTCTTTGCGTTTCCAAAATCAGCGGAACAATTACGTTTACTATGCCTTCTACGCGATTCTCGTCGCGAATTTTGGCCATTGGCTCCTGGGCTTCTCGGAGTCGGTTGAGGGGGCTATTATCGCGAACAAGGTGAACTACCTTGGCGGGTCGTTCCTCCCGATGTTCATGTTCTTTGCACTTTTGAAAGTTTGCAAGATGAGCATTCCGAAGTGGATGCACTTGATGCTCATTGCCATGAGCTTTACTATTTGCGCACTGGCAATGACGGTTGGGTATTTCCCGGCTTACTACAAGACGGTGGAATATGTTGTTCAGGCGGGTGTCGGTAATTACGTGGCGACGTATGGATGGGCTCACGGCTTGTTCAATGCTTTCCTGGTGAGCTATGTCATTTTGGACATTTGGATTATTATCCGAGCCATTTTGCACCAGAAGATGGTTTCGCTCAAGAATATCATTGCGATGATTATTGGCGAAATTGCGACAATCATGTCGTTCTTCCTGGCCCGATTCCTGGGAAGCGACATGCTTATCATGCCGTTTATCTATGTCCTTGACCAGATCCTCCTGTTGTACATTTGTAACAACGTCAAGTGGTACGATATTACGGAATGCGTGATTGAATCCATTGAAACGGAAAGCTCTTGCGCTTACTTGTCGTTCTCGATCGATGGCGCCTACTTGGGCGCAAACCGTATTGCGATGAACTTCTTCCCGGAACTTGTCAAGATGAGAGTAGATGCTCACTTGAAGGGTGAAACGGAACTGCAACAGCACATTATGTCCTGGATCGAGAAGTACAGGAAGTCCAAGATTTTGACGGATTACTGCCAAATGACCGAATTCAATTATTCGGGGCGCCACTACAAGTGCGAAGTGAAAGTCTTGAGACAGGTCCATGGCAAAAACGTGTTCTTGTTCAGGATTGAAGACAATACGCAGGAACAGCAGTATATCGATGCCCTTGGCCGTAGCAATTCCATGTTGCAGAAGAACATGGTGAAGACCGAAAATGAAAAGCTCTCGGTGCAGGAAAAGTGGATTGTGGGCATGGCGCAGATGGCGGAAAGCCGTGCAGGTAACATGGACGGTCACATCAAGCGTACAAGCGAAGTTGTGAAAATCCTGGTGTCGATGATGCGCAAAAAAGGTATCGACAATTTGTCGGACAAGTTCCTGGATGTGCTGATTGCTGCAGCTCCGATGTATGATTTGGGCAAGGTCGCGATTGACGATGCTGTGTTGCGTAAGCCGGGCCGCTTTAACTTTGATGACTACGAAATCATGAAAACCCATGCGGCGAAGGGTGCTAACATTATCGAAAAGCTCCTCTCCGAAGTGAAGGACAATTACTTTGTGAGTGTCGCCAAGAATATGGCTTTGTATCACCATGAACGTTGGGATGGCACGGGATACCCCGAACAGCGTTCTGGTGAGAACATCCCGATGGAAGCTCGTATTATGGCTCTTGCGGACGTTTATGACGCCTTGGTGAGCAAGCGCTGCTATAAGGAACGCATGTCGTTCAGGGAAGCGCGTGATGTGATTTTGGCCTCGATGGGCAAGCAGTTTGACCCGCATTTGAAGGACTGCTTCCTGGAATGCCAGGACCAGTTGATGGATTATTACTGTTCTGTGGATCATTGA
- a CDS encoding HD domain-containing phosphohydrolase produces the protein MFVIYYLIAMCVFSGINACLLSYFYRRPLNTYFTAFFFSIVLADFGYLFLALSTTIEGAIVANKVCYLGACFLPLFLFLLICRLCSFDLSRWIKLALFMYSTLVFALSCTVGFSDVFYESVRYVVLNGFGSYLPTYGPGHVLWNILLYFYMVANVVVIIVAAKKKRNVSYKTLIAIAGLAFVSIGAFILARNLENDTLLMPFVYLIDELVLLYICALVKMHDVMNSVLESLEAENTAAYLAFSPKGLYLGCNDIASRYFPELLECRVDHVLPTDVEIESVFKEGMEQLKGASGDKVYRFTYKDRYFKAVMRNVHQNKKLQIFLFRIEDETNIQRYIERLDANNTELAALIKNNKNQIRLFQNQMLVGMAEMVNNKDGFTGAHLKRTKEVVSILVAKMQKDPDLNYSKEFYDDMIAAAPMHDIGKIAIDDKVLCKPGKFTPEEFDEMKTHAEKGAIIIKNLLSNFQSELFVEIAKNMAGGHHERWDGSGYPYGLKGEAIPLEARVMAVADVYDALVSKRCYKEAFSFDDAYDIIDKSMGKHFDPSLKKYFDQSRAELEEYYRKECEAERAEAEKSSVESPAN, from the coding sequence ATGTTTGTCATCTATTACTTGATTGCCATGTGCGTCTTTTCGGGGATCAACGCCTGCCTGCTTTCGTATTTTTATCGCAGGCCGTTGAATACCTATTTTACGGCGTTCTTCTTCTCGATTGTCCTTGCCGACTTTGGCTACTTGTTCCTCGCTCTTTCGACGACGATTGAGGGGGCGATTGTTGCAAACAAAGTGTGCTATTTGGGCGCATGCTTCTTGCCGCTTTTCTTGTTCCTTTTGATTTGTCGCTTGTGTTCGTTTGATTTGTCCAGGTGGATTAAGCTTGCCCTTTTCATGTATAGCACCTTGGTGTTTGCGCTTTCGTGTACGGTAGGCTTTAGCGATGTGTTCTATGAATCGGTACGATATGTTGTCTTGAATGGCTTTGGCAGTTATTTGCCGACATACGGCCCTGGGCATGTCCTGTGGAATATCCTCCTGTACTTTTATATGGTGGCCAATGTCGTTGTCATTATTGTTGCCGCCAAAAAGAAACGCAATGTCAGCTACAAGACGTTGATTGCTATTGCTGGACTTGCTTTTGTTTCTATCGGTGCGTTTATCTTGGCACGCAATCTGGAAAACGATACCTTGCTCATGCCGTTTGTGTATTTGATCGATGAACTGGTATTGCTCTATATTTGCGCTTTGGTGAAAATGCACGATGTGATGAACAGCGTGCTTGAATCTCTTGAGGCCGAAAATACGGCTGCATATTTGGCTTTCTCGCCAAAGGGGCTTTACCTTGGATGTAATGATATCGCTAGCCGTTACTTCCCGGAACTTTTGGAATGCCGTGTGGACCATGTTTTACCGACTGATGTTGAAATTGAAAGTGTCTTCAAAGAAGGCATGGAGCAGCTGAAGGGCGCTAGCGGGGACAAGGTCTATCGCTTTACGTACAAGGATCGCTATTTCAAGGCGGTTATGCGTAATGTGCACCAGAACAAGAAATTGCAGATATTCCTGTTCCGCATTGAAGACGAAACGAATATCCAGCGCTACATTGAACGATTGGATGCCAATAACACGGAACTTGCGGCCCTTATCAAGAACAATAAGAATCAGATTCGCTTGTTCCAGAACCAGATGCTTGTCGGCATGGCCGAAATGGTCAATAACAAGGATGGCTTTACGGGGGCGCACCTCAAGCGTACCAAGGAAGTGGTGAGCATTCTTGTTGCAAAAATGCAGAAGGACCCGGATCTCAACTACTCGAAGGAATTTTATGATGACATGATTGCCGCGGCTCCTATGCACGACATCGGTAAAATTGCCATTGATGACAAGGTCCTTTGCAAGCCGGGCAAGTTTACGCCTGAAGAATTTGACGAGATGAAGACTCATGCCGAAAAGGGCGCTATCATTATCAAGAACCTGCTTTCGAATTTCCAGAGCGAACTGTTTGTGGAAATCGCAAAGAATATGGCTGGTGGCCATCACGAACGCTGGGATGGCAGTGGATACCCGTATGGGCTGAAGGGTGAGGCAATCCCCTTGGAAGCCCGTGTGATGGCTGTGGCGGACGTGTATGACGCTCTCGTGAGTAAGAGGTGCTACAAGGAAGCTTTCTCCTTTGACGATGCTTACGATATCATCGACAAGTCGATGGGCAAGCACTTTGATCCGAGCCTCAAGAAGTACTTTGACCAGAGCCGTGCGGAATTGGAAGAGTACTACCGCAAGGAATGCGAAGCTGAAAGAGCTGAAGCCGAGAAATCTTCAGTGGAAAGCCCCGCGAATTAG
- the ispG gene encoding (E)-4-hydroxy-3-methylbut-2-enyl-diphosphate synthase, giving the protein MLDFTTLPYVDDRFKAVRRETVQVRVGEALIGGNAPILVQSMTTTKPKDVEKTVAETLALAKVGCGLVRITAPTFADAAGLEEVMKRVRAAGCTVPVSADIHFQPKAAFEALKWVEKVRINPGNFVDTGILTLDQQTDRSFEEGKEKVAEAFTPFVQEAKRLGRAIRIGVNHGSLSARMIYRYGDTVEGMVESAIEYLAVCEAEHFDQVVLSLKSSNPRVAISAYRLLAARLKQEHFKPYPFHVGVTEAGAGSDGRLKSAAGIGALLLDGLADTIRVSLTEDPVAEVPVAQELIKACELKADAPKFEVPVLKKDPYHYERRETVPVTLAGVKIGGSEPVRVGMKADAVSLTGERRNAEFALAGLDAKPVVEFKDTMDIAGFAANPNSVPEGSLFCYTGPEMVMGVRALASALYAANRKDPILLYAKITDSEKDTLRVSADIGSLVTDGLGDAVVIDGYKSPKDSVILAFDILQAAYCRRSKTNFISCPSCGRTLYDIQQVMGKIKARFGHLSDISIGIMGCIVNGPGEMADADFGYVGGGPGRITLFEGKTAVKKNIPEEDAIEELVNLIKERGRWQEP; this is encoded by the coding sequence ATGCTAGATTTTACTACACTTCCGTATGTTGATGACCGTTTTAAGGCGGTTCGCAGGGAAACTGTTCAGGTCCGCGTAGGCGAGGCCTTGATAGGGGGCAACGCCCCCATTTTAGTTCAATCCATGACGACCACCAAGCCGAAGGATGTCGAAAAGACTGTAGCGGAAACGCTCGCTCTCGCTAAGGTCGGTTGCGGTTTGGTACGTATTACGGCTCCGACGTTTGCCGATGCCGCTGGACTTGAAGAAGTCATGAAGCGCGTACGCGCTGCCGGTTGCACGGTTCCTGTTTCTGCCGATATCCACTTCCAGCCGAAGGCTGCTTTCGAAGCGCTCAAGTGGGTGGAAAAGGTCCGCATCAACCCGGGTAACTTTGTAGATACTGGTATTTTGACGCTTGACCAGCAGACGGACAGGTCTTTTGAAGAAGGCAAGGAAAAGGTTGCCGAAGCTTTTACTCCGTTTGTGCAAGAAGCGAAGCGCCTTGGCCGTGCTATCCGCATTGGCGTGAACCACGGTTCCTTGAGCGCCCGTATGATTTATCGATATGGCGACACCGTTGAAGGCATGGTGGAAAGCGCTATTGAATATTTGGCGGTTTGCGAAGCCGAACATTTTGATCAGGTGGTCTTGAGCCTCAAGTCGAGCAATCCGCGTGTGGCCATTTCGGCTTATCGCTTGCTTGCCGCTCGCTTGAAGCAGGAACACTTTAAGCCGTATCCGTTCCATGTTGGTGTGACGGAAGCGGGTGCAGGCTCTGATGGACGTTTGAAGTCGGCTGCGGGCATTGGTGCGCTTTTGCTCGATGGCCTTGCCGATACGATTCGCGTGTCGCTTACCGAAGATCCGGTGGCTGAAGTCCCGGTCGCCCAGGAACTCATCAAGGCTTGCGAACTCAAGGCTGATGCTCCGAAGTTTGAAGTGCCGGTTTTGAAAAAGGATCCGTACCACTACGAACGCAGGGAAACAGTCCCGGTGACGCTTGCAGGCGTAAAGATTGGTGGTTCTGAACCGGTGCGCGTCGGCATGAAGGCCGATGCCGTGAGCCTTACGGGCGAACGCCGCAATGCAGAATTTGCGTTGGCTGGTCTTGATGCAAAGCCGGTTGTAGAATTCAAGGATACGATGGATATTGCTGGCTTTGCTGCAAATCCGAACTCCGTGCCGGAAGGTTCGCTCTTCTGCTATACGGGCCCTGAAATGGTGATGGGCGTGCGCGCTCTTGCTTCGGCTTTGTATGCCGCAAACCGCAAAGATCCGATTCTCCTTTATGCAAAGATTACAGATAGCGAAAAAGATACGCTCCGTGTATCTGCTGACATCGGAAGTCTCGTGACGGATGGCCTTGGCGATGCTGTCGTGATTGACGGCTACAAGAGCCCGAAGGATTCTGTGATTCTCGCATTCGATATTTTGCAGGCTGCTTATTGCCGCCGTAGCAAGACGAACTTTATCAGCTGCCCGAGTTGCGGCCGTACGCTTTACGATATCCAGCAGGTGATGGGCAAAATCAAGGCTCGCTTTGGACACCTCTCGGACATTTCGATTGGCATTATGGGATGCATCGTGAATGGCCCTGGTGAAATGGCTGATGCCGACTTTGGCTATGTGGGCGGTGGCCCTGGCCGTATTACGCTTTTCGAAGGCAAGACTGCCGTGAAGAAGAACATCCCTGAAGAGGACGCCATCGAAGAATTGGTGAACCTCATCAAGGAACGTGGTCGCTGGCAGGAACCATAA
- a CDS encoding phosphoglycerate dehydrogenase yields the protein MATIKTMNNISKKGLGLFGPFYQISDSIENPDAILVRSAQVDTDNYDGLLAVARAGAGVNNITIDKASAKGICVFNTPGANANAVAELVMTVLGMAVRNADKAAAWVKNLDVNDPDLAKTVESGKKKFAGMELAGKTLGVVGLGKIGVLVANYARWKNMRVVAYEPYPNANNMHELSNKVEIADLDTVIASSDFLTVHVPFIKGVTENLLNRKNLAQFKGSYIMNFARGGIVEMDPVNEMLASGSLQGYLCDFPTAELIKNDKVTCFPHLGASTEEAEENCAVMAVEELKDYIEYGCVRNSVNFPALVDHPHAGIKSRVVVINQDVPNMISEITKVFGAEGINIASFSNKSNGKIGYNLVDVESKVDDSIVEKLSKLEKVIKVRVIHF from the coding sequence ATGGCAACTATTAAGACAATGAACAACATTTCCAAGAAAGGCTTGGGCTTGTTTGGCCCGTTCTACCAGATTTCCGATTCTATCGAAAATCCGGATGCTATCTTGGTGCGTTCTGCTCAGGTTGATACGGATAACTACGATGGCCTTTTGGCTGTCGCTCGCGCCGGTGCAGGCGTGAACAACATCACGATTGACAAGGCTTCTGCAAAGGGCATTTGCGTGTTCAACACTCCGGGTGCAAACGCAAACGCTGTTGCCGAACTCGTGATGACCGTGCTCGGCATGGCTGTCCGTAACGCTGACAAGGCTGCTGCTTGGGTCAAGAATCTCGACGTGAACGATCCGGATCTCGCCAAGACGGTCGAAAGCGGCAAGAAGAAGTTTGCTGGTATGGAACTTGCAGGCAAGACTCTCGGTGTTGTTGGCCTTGGCAAGATCGGTGTGCTCGTTGCTAACTATGCTCGTTGGAAGAACATGCGCGTGGTCGCTTACGAACCGTATCCGAACGCAAACAACATGCATGAACTTTCTAACAAGGTCGAAATTGCTGACCTCGACACCGTGATTGCAAGCTCTGACTTCCTCACGGTTCACGTTCCGTTCATCAAGGGCGTTACCGAAAACCTTCTCAACCGCAAGAACCTCGCTCAGTTCAAGGGTTCCTACATCATGAACTTTGCTCGTGGCGGCATTGTTGAAATGGATCCGGTGAACGAAATGCTCGCTTCTGGTTCCCTCCAGGGTTACCTCTGCGACTTCCCGACTGCAGAACTCATCAAGAACGACAAGGTCACTTGCTTCCCGCACCTCGGCGCTTCTACCGAAGAAGCTGAAGAAAACTGCGCAGTCATGGCTGTTGAAGAATTGAAGGACTACATCGAATACGGTTGCGTTCGCAATTCTGTGAACTTCCCGGCTCTCGTCGATCATCCGCATGCTGGCATCAAGAGCCGCGTGGTCGTGATCAACCAGGACGTTCCGAACATGATTTCTGAAATCACGAAGGTGTTCGGTGCTGAAGGCATCAACATTGCTTCTTTCAGCAACAAGAGCAATGGCAAGATCGGGTACAACCTCGTTGACGTCGAAAGCAAGGTCGATGATTCTATCGTCGAAAAGCTCTCCAAGCTTGAAAAGGTCATCAAGGTCCGCGTGATCCACTTCTAA
- a CDS encoding long-chain fatty acid--CoA ligase, with protein sequence MESLEFTSLPSMFFANCDRADFKGWYHRKDGEWIHYSRETLKRNTMALALALNSLGLKEKESVGIIAPSSPNWIIIDIAVQLNHARVVPLFPNISSENFAYQSIDSNIKILIINSFEELEEPLYGILENFTKIICIDNDSFLPDNGIYWDDLLRRGYDALADQVRAKWIDNQLSTINPDDIFSIIYTSGSTGCPKGVELTHRNMLVQIQNIKPMFRFDNKKDTCLTILPVAHVLERMAVYFYTLSGVTVYFGDNPKNLSHILREVRPTIMIVVPRILERLYESMTTASDRAKGLKRFLIKQAIKIAKIKDPNRRFEPLHWVFNRLVYKQMREAVGGNFRMIISGSSALNKSILRFLLNIGLPVFEGYGMTECSPVVSANCKQAIRPGSIGKPLAHLDVRIGECNEIQIRGESVFKGYHNRPDLNAKNFTPDGFYHSGDQGYFDKDGFLYFTGRIKELLKTSTGKYVSPNPIELEITRHPLVEQALVIANDRKFASAIIWLNPVGARRMLKPQNEDYDVENALKSPLILNSINRHIEHINKKLNHWEQIRKWTLVGDELTIESGLLTPTLKIRRTVAEQRYAEQIEKMYE encoded by the coding sequence ATGGAGTCGTTGGAATTCACATCTCTGCCGTCCATGTTCTTTGCGAACTGCGACAGAGCCGATTTTAAAGGATGGTATCACCGTAAAGACGGCGAGTGGATCCACTATTCCAGAGAAACGCTCAAGCGCAACACCATGGCCCTTGCGCTCGCATTGAATTCGCTCGGACTCAAAGAAAAAGAAAGCGTTGGCATCATTGCGCCAAGTTCTCCAAACTGGATTATCATAGACATCGCCGTTCAACTGAACCATGCACGCGTTGTCCCGCTTTTCCCAAACATTTCATCCGAAAACTTTGCCTACCAAAGCATCGATAGCAACATCAAAATTCTCATCATCAATTCTTTCGAAGAACTTGAAGAACCGCTTTACGGCATCTTAGAGAATTTCACCAAAATCATCTGCATCGATAACGATTCGTTCCTCCCCGACAATGGAATTTACTGGGATGATCTTCTCCGAAGAGGCTACGACGCCCTTGCTGACCAAGTTCGCGCAAAATGGATAGACAACCAGCTTTCGACAATAAACCCCGATGATATTTTCAGCATCATTTACACGAGCGGTTCTACGGGTTGTCCCAAGGGCGTTGAGCTCACGCACCGCAATATGTTGGTACAAATTCAGAACATCAAGCCGATGTTCCGATTCGACAACAAAAAGGACACATGTCTCACGATTTTGCCGGTAGCGCACGTACTCGAACGTATGGCGGTCTATTTTTACACGCTCAGCGGCGTTACCGTTTACTTTGGTGACAATCCAAAGAATCTCTCGCATATTCTGCGCGAAGTCCGCCCCACCATCATGATTGTCGTCCCGCGCATTCTAGAACGCCTTTATGAAAGCATGACGACCGCCTCGGATCGCGCCAAGGGCCTCAAGCGATTCCTGATCAAGCAGGCGATAAAAATTGCAAAGATTAAAGACCCGAACAGACGCTTTGAGCCTCTCCATTGGGTGTTCAACCGTCTAGTCTACAAACAAATGCGCGAAGCCGTCGGTGGCAACTTTCGCATGATTATCTCAGGCAGTAGCGCCTTGAACAAATCCATTTTGCGATTCCTTCTGAACATCGGCCTCCCCGTTTTCGAAGGCTACGGCATGACAGAATGTTCACCGGTCGTTTCTGCAAATTGCAAACAAGCTATTAGACCGGGTTCCATTGGCAAACCTCTCGCCCATCTCGATGTACGCATCGGCGAATGCAATGAAATCCAGATTCGTGGCGAGAGCGTATTTAAGGGTTACCATAACCGCCCCGACTTAAATGCTAAAAATTTCACTCCAGACGGTTTTTATCATTCCGGCGACCAGGGCTATTTTGATAAAGACGGATTCCTGTATTTCACAGGGCGTATCAAGGAACTGTTAAAGACAAGCACTGGTAAATACGTCAGCCCGAACCCGATTGAGCTTGAAATCACGCGTCATCCGCTTGTTGAACAGGCGCTCGTCATCGCCAACGACCGCAAGTTCGCATCGGCCATAATCTGGCTAAACCCTGTAGGCGCCCGCCGTATGCTCAAGCCGCAAAACGAAGATTACGATGTCGAAAACGCGCTAAAGTCTCCGCTTATTTTGAACTCCATCAATCGCCATATCGAGCATATCAACAAAAAGCTGAACCATTGGGAACAAATTCGCAAATGGACTTTGGTCGGTGATGAACTCACAATTGAATCCGGGCTACTCACGCCCACATTAAAAATTCGGCGCACCGTTGCAGAACAACGATACGCCGAACAAATCGAGAAAATGTACGAGTGA
- the serS gene encoding serine--tRNA ligase, giving the protein MLDIKKIRENPEYYIAETEKKYTTVSLRDVLAVDNERRPLLTEVERLKSERNAQSKRIGELKKKGENADEAQAATRELGNKIDELDKKLKELDYKQTEMLMHVPNIAPRSPEGKDSSDNVVEKDGPIPFDYYTKNDDFARVDHKTLGERLGIFDFERGAKISGSGFPVYRGLGSRLERALIQFFLDEHQKAGFEEFTPPYLVTRNTMRGTGQLPKFEEDMYRCDKDDDLFLIPTAEVPLTNLYSGEVIPESELPKRICAYSACFRREAGSYGKDTRGLLRLHQFNKVEMVYFAHPEHSYEDHEELTRFGEKLLEKLGLPYHRLALCKGDLGFGAAKCYDLEVYAPVEKKWLEVSSCSNFEDYQARRANIKTKVGGKNVYLHTLNGSGLATPRVMVGICDNYQQKDGSLKIPEVLRPYMGGLEFITPKK; this is encoded by the coding sequence ATGCTTGATATTAAAAAGATCCGCGAAAATCCGGAATATTATATTGCTGAAACCGAAAAGAAATATACGACCGTAAGCCTTCGTGACGTGCTCGCCGTTGATAACGAACGCCGCCCGCTGCTCACCGAAGTCGAACGCCTCAAGAGCGAACGTAACGCCCAGTCCAAGCGCATTGGCGAACTCAAGAAGAAGGGCGAAAACGCTGACGAAGCCCAGGCCGCCACACGCGAACTTGGCAACAAGATTGATGAACTCGACAAGAAGCTCAAGGAACTTGACTACAAGCAGACCGAAATGCTCATGCACGTTCCGAACATCGCTCCGCGTTCTCCGGAAGGCAAGGACTCCAGCGATAACGTTGTCGAAAAAGACGGCCCGATCCCGTTTGACTACTACACCAAGAACGATGACTTCGCCCGCGTCGACCACAAGACTCTCGGCGAACGCCTTGGCATTTTTGACTTTGAACGTGGCGCCAAGATTTCCGGTTCCGGTTTCCCGGTCTACCGCGGTCTCGGCTCTCGCCTCGAACGCGCCCTCATCCAGTTCTTCCTCGACGAACACCAAAAGGCAGGCTTCGAAGAATTCACTCCGCCGTACCTCGTTACCCGCAACACCATGCGCGGCACGGGTCAGCTCCCGAAGTTCGAAGAAGACATGTACCGCTGCGACAAGGATGATGACCTGTTCCTCATCCCGACTGCAGAAGTTCCGCTCACGAACCTCTACTCTGGCGAAGTGATTCCGGAATCTGAACTTCCGAAGCGCATCTGCGCCTACTCTGCATGCTTCCGCCGCGAAGCTGGTAGCTATGGCAAGGACACCCGCGGTCTCCTCCGCTTGCACCAGTTCAACAAGGTTGAAATGGTCTACTTCGCTCATCCGGAACACAGCTACGAAGACCACGAAGAACTCACCCGCTTCGGTGAAAAGCTCCTCGAAAAGCTCGGCCTCCCGTACCACCGCCTTGCCCTCTGCAAGGGCGACCTCGGTTTCGGTGCAGCCAAGTGCTACGACCTCGAAGTCTACGCTCCGGTCGAAAAGAAGTGGCTCGAAGTCAGCTCCTGCTCGAACTTCGAAGACTACCAGGCACGTCGCGCCAACATCAAGACGAAGGTAGGCGGCAAGAACGTCTACCTCCACACGCTTAACGGTTCTGGCCTTGCCACTCCGCGCGTGATGGTCGGCATCTGCGACAACTACCAGCAGAAAGACGGCTCGCTCAAGATTCCTGAAGTCCTCCGTCCGTACATGGGTGGGCTTGAGTTTATCACCCCGAAGAAGTAA